From a region of the Lactuca sativa cultivar Salinas chromosome 4, Lsat_Salinas_v11, whole genome shotgun sequence genome:
- the LOC128133446 gene encoding uncharacterized protein LOC128133446, giving the protein MESVQLKSFCPEGSKVQFFAGCLRDRAKDWWESVGASLGAAAVEAMTWSDFVTKFRAEYAPKVELHQLAREFLDMRQTTGIVAGITAKFRERALLLPQYAGDEEMRKTRYHDMLRASIREHVSYLAYPTLDSMIASESVREIDIEHLMKRNTAEGQDTGVSGKKLKGSDRPKGHQGRSRCGKCGKPHEGVCRLGSSGCYKCGKTGYFGKDCTATTPTFQTSDLIYFRCNQKGHIKADCLRLTIASTPVAVPAPTTICLTDGWQGKTEAPVMRSRAFLLTTEEAGAAPDMVTGIISSP; this is encoded by the coding sequence atggaGTCTGTCCAGTTGAaaagcttctgccctgaggggtcaaaGGTACAGTTTTTTGCAGGATGTTTGAGGGACAGAGCcaaagattggtgggagtcagtagGTGCCTCTTTGGGAGCCgcagctgttgaggctatgacttggtcagactttgtgaccaagtTTAGGGCTGAGTATGCACCGAAAGTGGAGCTTCaccagctggccagagagttccttgacatgagacagacgacaggGATAGTGGCGGGGATTACCGCAAAAttccgggagagggccttgttgttGCCTCAGTATGCAGgagatgaggagatgcggaagacccgTTATCACGACATGTTGAGGGCTAGTATTCGTGAGCATGTCAGCTACTTAGCATACCCAACCctagattccatgattgccagtgAGAGTGTgagggagattgatatagagcacCTCATGAAGAGGAATACAGCAGAGGGGCAGGATactggggtttcggggaagaaactcAAGGGATCCGACAGACCGAAGGGCCATCAGGGTCGaagccgctgcgggaaatgcggcaagCCGCATGAGGGGGTATGTAGACTAGGCtcatcgggctgctataagtgcggcaagactggATACTTTGGCAAGGATTGTACTGCCACCACCCCCACCTTCCAAACATCAGATTTGATTTACTTCCgctgcaatcagaagggccatataAAGGCCGACTGCCTGAGATTGACAATAGCATCAACGCCAGTGGCGGTGCCAGCTCCAACGACCATATGTCTTACTGATGGTTGGCAGGGCAAGACAGAGGCTCCAGTGATGAGGAGTCGAGCCTTTctgttgactaccgaggaggcaggCGCCGCACCCGATATGGTGACGGGTATAATTTCTTCTCCCTAG